The sequence TCTATATGGGAAAATACAATGATGAACTTCCCGAAGGAACCCGCAAAAGCACTATTGAAGAAAAAACCACTTGGATATAGGATTCAATCCCGATAGCTGTCGGGACAAGATTTCTAATTCAAAATTTACACTTAAAACCTCACAGATTCCTGAAATCTGTGAGGTTTTTTAATAGGAATATAATTTTATTAACTAAAAAATTAGTTTAAACTAATTTTTTAGTTATATTTGATAACTGATAACTGATAACTGATAACTGATAACTGATAACTGATAACTGATAACTGATAACTGATACCTGATACCTGATACCTGATACCTGATACCTGAACCATGAAACAACTTACAAAAGCAGAAGAAGACATTATGCAAATCCTTTGGAATTTAAAAGAAGCAAATGTAGCTTCAATTATGGATGAATTTCCAGAGCCAAAACCAGCCTACAATACCGTTTCTACCATTGTTAGGATTTTGGAGAGCAAAGATTTTGTGGATTACAGAAAAGAAGGACGTGGCCATGTATATTTTCCAAAAGTGAAAAAAACGGAATACAGCAGCCAATCATTAAACAAGTTGATGGACGGTTATTTTCAAGGTTCCTTTAAAAGTATGGTTTCCTTTTTTATGAAGAAAAACGACATCAGCATTCAAGAAATGGAGGTTATTATGAAAGAAATTAACGCTGAGAAACCTGAAAAATGATACACACACTATTTCAAATACTCGTTTTTCAAATACTGTTTTTGGCAGTTTATGATCTTTTTTTTAGGAAGGAAACTTTCTTCAATTTGAACAGAGTTTATCTATTGTTAACACCAATTTTAGGCTGTGTTTTACCATTTATAAGCTTAGAGTTTCTTCAACAAAACATTCCGAAGGAATATGTATTTCAGTTGCCAGCGGTTATTATTGGCGATACTTCTGAAACAATTTCAAGTGGAGTTTCATCGTGGTTTCCCAGTTTATTAGATTTCTGGTTTTTAGGAATGCTTCTCAGCGCATTGTTTTTCGGTTGGAAATTATACAAAATAGCAAAGTTGAAAATCGCTGGAACTGTGGAAAACTTCCCAAATTTTAAATTGGTGATTCTTCCCAAAACAGACACTGCATTTTCTTTTTTCAACTCAATATTTATTGGCGAAAACATTTCCGAAGAAAGCAAAGCCAGCATCATTTCTCACGAAAAAATTCACATAGAGCAAAAACATTCTCTAGACTTACTGTTTTTTGAAATTCTAAGAATTGTGTTTTGGTTCAATCCAATGATTTATCTATTTCAGAATAGAATAGCCACTCTTCACGAATATATTGCTGATGCAAAAGTGACGCAGCAAAAAAGTAAAAAACAATACTATCAAAATCTACTTTCGGAAGTATTTCAAACCGAAAAAATATCATTCATCAATACATTTTTCAATCAATCATTAATCAAAAAACGAATAATTATGTTACAAAAATCAAAATCCAGAAAAATCGCGCAACTTAAGTATTTACTATTGTTGCCAGCAATCTTCAGCATGTTATTTTACACAGCTTGCAGCGACGATCCAAAAGCCGAAGAAACGCAAACTGTAGAACAGTCAAATTCCGAAGTAATGAACAAAATCAATGAACTGGACGAAGCCATTATGAAAAAAGGCGAAATGACTCCAGAAGAAGAAAAAGCCTTGAAACTTTTAACAACAGAAGCACAACCAGGCGATAAAGTTTACACTTCCGTTCAGGAATATTTGGACGAAACAAAAGATCAAAACGAAGCAGATGTTCCTTTTGCAGCTATTGAAAAAGTGCCAGTTTTCCCTGGCTGCACAGGCGCTGATAATGAAGCTATGAAAAAGTGTATGTCTATGAATATTTCGCAATTTGTTGGCACCAATTTCAACACCGAGCTTGCCAATAGTTTAGGCTTGGTAGGCAGACAACGCATCGCCGTTCAATTCAAAATTGATAAAACTGGAAAAATAGTAGATGTTCGCGCGCGGGCTCCAAAACCAGAACTTGAAGCGGAAGCTGTTCGTATTGTAAAGTTACTTCCACAAATGCAACCCGGCGAGCAGAAAGGTGAAAAAGTAGGCGTACTCTATTCTTTACCTATTGTTTTTGATATAAAGTAAATTTTTAATTACAATTATTACCAAAGCCGAAGAATTTCTTCGGCTTTTTTGTTGAAATAATTTCTTCATGCTTCAAACCATTTAGTTTCAGTAAATTTGTACTTTTCAAGTTGAATTTTTTCTGAATGATAAAGCGTTTCCATTTTGTTTTTCTTTTATTACTGGCAACCTCCTGTCAGTTTTTTGAGACCGAAAAAGTTTCTTCAGAAAATATCTATGAACAAGAAATGAAAACAATAAATTGGAAAGATGTGGATAGCTACCCATCTTTTTCAAACTGCGAAAACGCCTTAGAAAAACCCGAACAGAAGGAATGCTTCATTAACACTATATCTACACAGCTTTACAAATCGCTTAACCACGAGGAAATTGTTGCAACTCGCGATATTTATGACACTATAAAAGTAAATTTTGAAGTGAGCAGCAAAGGCCAGCTTTCCATTCTCCAAATAAAAATGGACACCATTTTGCAGAAAGAATTCCCAAATTTGGAAATTTGGTTATTACAAAGCATCGATTCCTTAAAGCCAGTAGCACCAGCTTATAAACGTGGCATTCCTGTGAAAACACAATTTACGTTGCCGGTTATTATTAGAACAAATTGAATTTTCGATAAAGCAATTATTGCTTTTTAAAACTACGACCCTTCCAAGCATAACTTCCGCATAAACTTCCAATTACAACCAAAACTGTTATAATAGCATACAGAAAAGGTTGCCAAATAAAGTTTAAGACTGAAATTTTTACGTTGAAAAAACTAGAAGTTTGTTTTATTACAATATAATCGATGCTTATTTTAAAGAAGATTAAAAGTAGAAATAGAATAATATTTTCAGAATCGAAAATCATTAAAAAAGGAATTGCCAAAATGGAAGCATTCACAAAAAGTACAAGCAAGCCTAATAAAAGTGAAGAAATATTCTTCTGTTTCGAAGTTTTTGAAGCCCAACGCACACGCTGATTAACAACCTTTTTCCAACTAAGTTGAGGTTTAGTAGAAACAACTACTTCTTTCGATTTTAGAAATTTAACCATTTCAGGAAATGCTTTTTTCATCTTTTCCAATAGAAAAATATCGTCACCACTGGCAATGTGATCATTACCCGAAAAACCATTCACAAGTATAAATGCATCTTTTTTATACCCCAAATTTGCACCATTACTCAACAAAGGATTCCCAAAACCAAAGCTTCCAATAGTTACAGCTTGCAGACTTAGGCCGTCCAATTGTTGAAAATTTTCAATAAAACTTCCGTCACTTTCATACACAACAGGACCGCAAACCATAACTGGATTATTTTTCTGAATGAATGCATCCAAGGTTTTCAACCAATTTTCAGGTAATTCACAATCGGCATCTGTAGTTACAATCCATTCAAAATTTGAATTTTTTATGGCTTCGGAAATTGCGTCTTTTTTAGGAGAATTTGAAATACGATTGTTCTGAATAAGTTTTATTAAAAATTTACTTTTTTCAATTGCTGAACAAAGGATTGCTTCAGAAGTATCTTCGGAAGCGTCATTCACAAAAATGATTTCAAATAGTTCAGTAGAATAATTCAATGCTTCAATAGTTCTTAGAAGATATGGAAGGTTTTCTGCTTCGTTTCTAAAGGGAATTACAATACTAAAACGAGTTTTGTGAATTATTTCTTCCGAAGAAAAAACGGATGCTTTTCTAAAACCATAAACCAATGCCATCATACAAATAAAGTATGCGCCAAAAAGAATTACAAAACCCCAAATCATTGGGTAATTGGTTTATAGGTAAGCACGAAAAAACTTCCAAGAAATGCAGGAAATACAAAATTGAAAAGCCACATTGCAAGAACGGTACTCAAAACAACCAACTCCGGAACTCCCGCAAAAGAAAACAACCAAACCGCCGCGCCACTGCGGATTACAACGTCAAAAATAAAAAGTGTTGGCACAATTGAAACTAATAAATACATTGCAAAAATTAACGGCATAGCTTCAAAAAAAGAAATGTTTGCGCCAAAAAAAAGTAACATTCCGTAAAACATTCCACTGAAAATTACATATCGAAATGCAGAAAATAATACAGTTTTAAACTTTATTTGAAACGGAATATTTCTGAAAAATTTTGTCTTTTTTGTTATTGAAAAACCTTTCAGCAAGAGTTCTTTTTCCTTAAAATAATAACCAATCGCAACCATTAAAATTACACCAATTCCAAAATAGCAAATTGTAGTAATTGAATAATTTATATTAAAATTCTTCAACAAATAAAATACCCCAAAAACACCGAAAAACCCCGTAACCAACATTTGAGTTGTACTAGAAAAGAAGTTTAGTAATAGTATTTTTTTCCGCTTTCTCGTTTCAAAAAAAAGCGCTTTTGCACCATATTCCCCGATTCTATTTGGTGTTGCCAATGAAACGGTCAATGAAGCCAAACTCTGTTTTAAGGCCGTTTTAAAATCTATTTTTTCAATCGTTGAAACCAAAGTTTTCCATTTCAGAATTTCAAAAAACCAGTTGGCTGATGCTAAAAGCAGAAAGAATACTAATGAATAAATAGCAATAGTTCCTTTTGAAATGATAGTCGTTATAAACTCACTAAAATCCAAGGAAGCATTATTCTTTAGGGTATAAAAAATGTATCCAAAAGTCACAGCAAGCACCAAAACTTTCGTGGCGACAAGCAGATATTGTTTAGCTTTGTGGGATATGGCAATCATGATGCTAAAATACTAATTCCTGCGAAAGCAGGAATCTCTATTGAAATGGAAACTAAAACAGAAAAAATAATTTTAGGAATAGATCCCGGAACCACAATTATGGGTTTCGGTCTTATAAAAGTGGTTGGCAAACAGATGCAGTTTTTACAACTGAACGAACTTCAGCTTAAAAAATACGACGACCACTACCTGAAATTAAAACTAATTTTTGAACGTACCATAGAACTAATAGACACCCACAACCCAGACGAAATTGCTATTGAAGCACCTTTCTTCGGAAAGAATGTTCAGTCTATGTTAAAATTGGGTCGTGCACAAGGTGTAGCAATGGCGGCTGGACTTTCAAGAGAAATTCCGATAACAGAATATTCGCCAAAAAAGATAAAAATGGCAATTACAGGAAACGGAAACGCTAGTAAAGAACAAGTGGCTAAAATGCTTCAAAGTCTTTTAAACCTAAAAGAACTTCCAAAAAACCTAGATAGCACCGACGGACTTGCTGCTGCGGTTTGCCATTTCTACAATTCAGGAAAAATGGAAACAGGTAAAAGCTATACCGGTTGGGCGGCTTTTGTAAAACAGAATGAAGACAGGATTAAGTAGGCAGTTTTCAGTTGCAGTTAGCAGTATTTCCAACTAATCTCTGAACCTTCGCCAATCAAAACAATTTCCTCTGTGCCCTCTGTGCCTCTGTGGTAAACTCTCAGAGGAACTCTAATTCCGAGAAACCCAATCATCCACAATATGCGAAATTTCTTTGGCTTCCTGTAGCTCAATAATTTCTATATCAACTTTTCGTTTTAAATCGCTACCAATAGGAAATACAAAACCGTAATATTGAGGCTCAATTTTTCGTTTGCTCAACACAAAATCATCCTTGTCTTTTGATTCAAAAATGTATTCAAGTGGTATTTGGTCATAAATAAGTGCATCCACTTTTTTGTTTAAAAGCATTTCGTACCCTTCAGCAACAGAATGAACAGCTATTGGTGTACCATCAACATTAAGCACACGGTCCATTATTTTTTTATAGTCGGGCACAGCAACTTTTTTGCCTTCCAATTGCTGCATACTTGTTATGGTTTTGTCTTCACGTGTGGTCATTGAAAGCGTTGTGGCAATTCCAGCAACAAAAGAGGTTGCTAAAATCAACGAAATTATCATCCACGAGCCCATCACAAACCTTCCGGCGGGAGTTCGCGGCGCATAATCGCCATAACCAACGGTAGTCATGGTTGTGATTGCCAGCCAAATACCAATACCAACTCCCTGATGCATATGTTTTCCGTATTCGTCCTTGAATTTTCTGCCTTCCACCAACCAAAATACAAAGCCAACAATGGTAAGTACTAGTAAAAGACCGAGTACACCAAATAGAAATGTTTTTGAAAAAATAGGCCGTACTTTATCCCAAAAAGTAAGTTCTTGTTTAGGAGCTAAAACCGCCATTTCCGTATCATAATAAGGTTGTGAAAACGAAATTTCTGTTGCACGCTCCACATTTATCGTAGTTGGACCTATTAGAATATCTATTTCGTGGTTTTTTGCAGCGGCAATCCCATCTTCCACTGAAGCGAATTCTTGATACGAATATTTTAGATTGAGGTTGAACGCAATTTCCTTCCAAATATCAAAAACAATCCCATCTTCTTTGTCGTCGTGCATCACAAAAGGCGCCGAGCCCGCATAGCCAACCCGTATATTTTTTTCGTCGGTTTGTCCAATTGATACTATGGAACAGAAAAGAAAGATTGACAATAGAAAATGACGCATAAAGTATTGAGTTTTTGAATTAATTTGAAGTTAGCCTTTTTAAATGAAGAACCTCAATTTCGGTAAAAATAATAAGTAATTTTGAGGACTCATGAGAATTTTAGCTTTTTCGCTACTGGCAATTCTTTTAAAACCGAAGTGTTTCTTTAAATATGAAGAATAATTCAGAAAATATTGAAAGCAATACAAATGGAGCAGGAATCTACATTCACATCCCCTTCTGCAAACAAGCCTGCCATTACTGCGATTTCCACTTTTCAACTTCAATAAAGAAAAAGGGAGAATTAGTAGATGCCCTTTGTAAAGAATTAGTGCTTCGTAGAGATGAAATTGAAGGAAGAATTGAAACAATTTATTTCGGTGGCGGAACTCCAAGCTTACTTTCTTCGGAAGAATTAAAGCAGATTTTTAAAGCAATTTACGAAAATTATAAAGTTTCCGAAAACCCAGAAATCACGCTAGAAGCCAATCCAGATGATTTAATAGATGTCAGTCTGAGCGCATCCGATAGCTATCGGATCGAAGACCTTTCGAAGATCAAATTAAAGGCATTAAAGGAAGCAGGAATCAACCGTTTAAGCATCGGAATTCAATCCTTTTTTCAAGAAGACCTAAAACTAATGAATCGCGCCCACAATGCAACAGAAGCTTTGGGATGTATTGCGGAAGCAAAGAAATATTTCGAAAACATAAGCATCGATTTAATCTACGGAATTCCAGGAATGACTAACGAACGGTGGAAAAAAAATCTTGAAATAGCTTTAAATCTTGACGTGCCTCATCTTTCGTGTTACGCTTTAACTGTTGAGCCGAAAACGGCTTTAAAAAAATTCATCGATAAAGGAATTGTGCCACCAGTTGATGAAGATGTGGCAAAACAACACTATGAAATTTTAGTTGAAGAAACCGAAAAAGCAGGTTTGGATAATTATGAGTTTTCAAATTTTGGAAAACCTGGATTCCATTCTAGAAATAATACGGCCTATTGGGAAGGAAAACCATATTTGGGCATCGGCCCTTCAGCACACGGTTATGACGGAAAATCACGAACTTGGAATGTATCAAATAACACAAAATATATTAAAAGTATAGAAGCTGGAATACTACCTTCAGAATCCGAAACCCTTTCGAAAAAAGATAAATACAATGAATATATTATGACTGGATTGCGAACCAAAAAAGGTGTTTCGTTGGAAAAAATTGAAAGTGATTTTGGAAAAAACTATTCAGAGTATTTATTGAAACAAGCTGAAAATCCTATAAGAAACGAATTTTTAATTCTTGAAAACCAAACTTTAAAAGTTTCAAAAAAAGGAAAATTTTTGAGTGATGGGATTGCTAGTGATTTGTTTTGCGTATAAACCTAACAGGTGTCATTGCGAGGCACAAAGTAATCTAGCCTGTTAGATTTTAGATTTTTGTATCTTTAATCTTCAAAATTTACAAATGAAAACCACAATTCAAATAAACAATCAAATCATCGAAGTTGATCTTTCCAAACCATTGGATATTTCGATCCCATTGCAAGCTTCCGAGGAAAATCCGCTGGCGTGGTATCTAAAAGAACCGGTCATTGAACCTGTAATTATGGGCGATTGGACGGCAAAAGTTTCTGAAGGCGCTTCGGTAAACTTTAATAATATATTTTTCAATCCACACGCCCACGGCACGCATACCGAATGTTTTGGGCATATTTCTAAAGAATTTCATTCGGTAAATGAAGCTTTAAAAACCTTCTTTTTTTTAGCTGAAGTAACTTCAGTAAAACCTGAAAAAGTTGGCGAAGACGAAATCATTTCCGAAGAAAGTATCCGTAAAGCTTTAAACGGAAAAACACCCGAAGCAATAGTAATCATAACACTTCCGAATACTTCAGATAAAAAATCAAAACATTGGTCAAACACCAATTGGCCATTTCTTCACGAAAAAGCAGCTTTGTTTTTAAGAGAAATTGGGGTGAAACATTTATTGATAGACCTTCCTTCCGTAGACAAAGAAATGGACGAAGGCAAGCTTTTGGCGCACAAAGCGTTTTGGAATTATCCCGAAAAGCCTCGCGAAGATTGTACAATAACAGAGCTAGTTTATGTTCCAGATTCAGTTGCAGATGGGAATTATCTTTTGAATCTGCAAATCGCTTCCTTTCATAACGATGCTTCACCAAGTAAACCAGTTTTATATAAAATTATTTAAAATGAAAACTACTATAAGACTTGAAGAATTGGCACAATTCATTTTAGGAATTGTACTTTTTTCACAGCTTGATTACGCGTGGTGGTGGTTTCCAGCATTAATCCTGACCCCAGATATTGGAGCAGTTGGGTATTTAATTAACACAAAGGTCGGTGCTTTCACCTACAATTTTTTTCATCATAAAGCTGTGGCAATTGCGGTAGGTTTGTGCGCTTTCTACCTCGATAATTCGCTGTTAATTTTAATAGGTGTAATTTTGTTCTCCCACGCGGCTTTAGATAGAATTTTCGGGTATGGATTGAAATATCCTGACAGTTTTAAAAACACGCATTTGGGCGATATAGGTAAATAATAATATGGAATATCTTTTTATAGGTTTAGCGGTAGGAGCGATTTTGGCTTACTTTCTGTTCGCACGTTTTGGCGGTGGAAGAAAGGAAAAGGTCACAACACAATCGGTTATTTTAATGGAAAAAATTCGTAGTGTCTGCAAATTCATCACTATTGAAGGCGATTTTTCTGAAATCTTCTATTATGAAAATGTAAAAGAAAAATGGTTAAGCTTAATTTTAGGAAAAAAGAAAGCTTTGGTTCTCATTGAAGCAAAAGCGCATATTGGCTTCGATCTTACAAAAGTGAAAATGAATGCCGACACCAAAAACAGAACCATAATTCTCACAAATTTTCCACAACCGGAATTACTAACTATAGAAACAGACTTTAAATATTACGACAAAAAAGAAGGTTGGGCAAACCCTTTTACAGCTAGCGATTTAACAGATATAAACCAAGAGGCAAAAAAGCATATTGTAGATAAAATTCCTGAAAGCGGTTTGTTGCAAGAAGCTTCAAAACAAGCTTTAGAAACAATAAAACTTATGGAAACCTTGGTGGAAACTATTAATTGGAAATTAGATTATTCTGCACTTTATGCTGCGGACGAAAAACCAAAGTTGGAGAAATGAACATAGAACAATTCAGAGAGTATTGCATAGCAAAAAAAGGAGTAACGGAGTCTTTTCCTTTTGATGATAAAGCGCTCGTTTTTAAAGTGATGGATAAAATGTTTGCGTTAGCAGGTTTAGATTCTAACCCTGCAACCGCCAACCTAAAGTGCGATCCTGAGCGAGCAATTGAACTTCGCGAAGAATATGACGGGTCGATAATTGCAGGGTATCATATGAGTAAAAAACATTGGAATACAATTGAAATCGAAAACGTATCGCCCAAATTACTCACTGAATTAATAGATCATTCTTATGATTTGGTTGTAAAAGGTCTCACCAAAAAGTTGCAAACCGAACTTGCCGCACTATAAAAAAGTCTTAAGTCCGACGTCCTTCAGTCTTATGTCAATTAACTTTATTTGAAAAAGAATTAACTTAATGAACAAACCTTCAGATTTTTACAAACAACAGATCGAAATCCATTCCGAAGATTTACAAAAGCTAAAAAAGAAACTTGCCGTTTCTAGTACCATTCGACTTTTGGTGTTTTTACTGGCTTGTTTTGGCGTGTATTTTTTCTTCGGAAATGCTAAAGTGATTATTGCGGTCATTGTTTTAACAATATTGGCTTTTATT comes from Aequorivita sublithincola DSM 14238 and encodes:
- a CDS encoding BlaI/MecI/CopY family transcriptional regulator, giving the protein MKQLTKAEEDIMQILWNLKEANVASIMDEFPEPKPAYNTVSTIVRILESKDFVDYRKEGRGHVYFPKVKKTEYSSQSLNKLMDGYFQGSFKSMVSFFMKKNDISIQEMEVIMKEINAEKPEK
- a CDS encoding M56 family metallopeptidase: MIHTLFQILVFQILFLAVYDLFFRKETFFNLNRVYLLLTPILGCVLPFISLEFLQQNIPKEYVFQLPAVIIGDTSETISSGVSSWFPSLLDFWFLGMLLSALFFGWKLYKIAKLKIAGTVENFPNFKLVILPKTDTAFSFFNSIFIGENISEESKASIISHEKIHIEQKHSLDLLFFEILRIVFWFNPMIYLFQNRIATLHEYIADAKVTQQKSKKQYYQNLLSEVFQTEKISFINTFFNQSLIKKRIIMLQKSKSRKIAQLKYLLLLPAIFSMLFYTACSDDPKAEETQTVEQSNSEVMNKINELDEAIMKKGEMTPEEEKALKLLTTEAQPGDKVYTSVQEYLDETKDQNEADVPFAAIEKVPVFPGCTGADNEAMKKCMSMNISQFVGTNFNTELANSLGLVGRQRIAVQFKIDKTGKIVDVRARAPKPELEAEAVRIVKLLPQMQPGEQKGEKVGVLYSLPIVFDIK
- a CDS encoding glycosyltransferase family 2 protein; translation: MIWGFVILFGAYFICMMALVYGFRKASVFSSEEIIHKTRFSIVIPFRNEAENLPYLLRTIEALNYSTELFEIIFVNDASEDTSEAILCSAIEKSKFLIKLIQNNRISNSPKKDAISEAIKNSNFEWIVTTDADCELPENWLKTLDAFIQKNNPVMVCGPVVYESDGSFIENFQQLDGLSLQAVTIGSFGFGNPLLSNGANLGYKKDAFILVNGFSGNDHIASGDDIFLLEKMKKAFPEMVKFLKSKEVVVSTKPQLSWKKVVNQRVRWASKTSKQKNISSLLLGLLVLFVNASILAIPFLMIFDSENIILFLLLIFFKISIDYIVIKQTSSFFNVKISVLNFIWQPFLYAIITVLVVIGSLCGSYAWKGRSFKKQ
- a CDS encoding lysylphosphatidylglycerol synthase domain-containing protein — protein: MIAISHKAKQYLLVATKVLVLAVTFGYIFYTLKNNASLDFSEFITTIISKGTIAIYSLVFFLLLASANWFFEILKWKTLVSTIEKIDFKTALKQSLASLTVSLATPNRIGEYGAKALFFETRKRKKILLLNFFSSTTQMLVTGFFGVFGVFYLLKNFNINYSITTICYFGIGVILMVAIGYYFKEKELLLKGFSITKKTKFFRNIPFQIKFKTVLFSAFRYVIFSGMFYGMLLFFGANISFFEAMPLIFAMYLLVSIVPTLFIFDVVIRSGAAVWLFSFAGVPELVVLSTVLAMWLFNFVFPAFLGSFFVLTYKPITQ
- the ruvC gene encoding crossover junction endodeoxyribonuclease RuvC, which translates into the protein METKTEKIILGIDPGTTIMGFGLIKVVGKQMQFLQLNELQLKKYDDHYLKLKLIFERTIELIDTHNPDEIAIEAPFFGKNVQSMLKLGRAQGVAMAAGLSREIPITEYSPKKIKMAITGNGNASKEQVAKMLQSLLNLKELPKNLDSTDGLAAAVCHFYNSGKMETGKSYTGWAAFVKQNEDRIK
- a CDS encoding transporter substrate-binding domain-containing protein; amino-acid sequence: MRHFLLSIFLFCSIVSIGQTDEKNIRVGYAGSAPFVMHDDKEDGIVFDIWKEIAFNLNLKYSYQEFASVEDGIAAAKNHEIDILIGPTTINVERATEISFSQPYYDTEMAVLAPKQELTFWDKVRPIFSKTFLFGVLGLLLVLTIVGFVFWLVEGRKFKDEYGKHMHQGVGIGIWLAITTMTTVGYGDYAPRTPAGRFVMGSWMIISLILATSFVAGIATTLSMTTREDKTITSMQQLEGKKVAVPDYKKIMDRVLNVDGTPIAVHSVAEGYEMLLNKKVDALIYDQIPLEYIFESKDKDDFVLSKRKIEPQYYGFVFPIGSDLKRKVDIEIIELQEAKEISHIVDDWVSRN
- the hemW gene encoding radical SAM family heme chaperone HemW; this translates as MKNNSENIESNTNGAGIYIHIPFCKQACHYCDFHFSTSIKKKGELVDALCKELVLRRDEIEGRIETIYFGGGTPSLLSSEELKQIFKAIYENYKVSENPEITLEANPDDLIDVSLSASDSYRIEDLSKIKLKALKEAGINRLSIGIQSFFQEDLKLMNRAHNATEALGCIAEAKKYFENISIDLIYGIPGMTNERWKKNLEIALNLDVPHLSCYALTVEPKTALKKFIDKGIVPPVDEDVAKQHYEILVEETEKAGLDNYEFSNFGKPGFHSRNNTAYWEGKPYLGIGPSAHGYDGKSRTWNVSNNTKYIKSIEAGILPSESETLSKKDKYNEYIMTGLRTKKGVSLEKIESDFGKNYSEYLLKQAENPIRNEFLILENQTLKVSKKGKFLSDGIASDLFCV
- a CDS encoding cyclase family protein, which translates into the protein MKTTIQINNQIIEVDLSKPLDISIPLQASEENPLAWYLKEPVIEPVIMGDWTAKVSEGASVNFNNIFFNPHAHGTHTECFGHISKEFHSVNEALKTFFFLAEVTSVKPEKVGEDEIISEESIRKALNGKTPEAIVIITLPNTSDKKSKHWSNTNWPFLHEKAALFLREIGVKHLLIDLPSVDKEMDEGKLLAHKAFWNYPEKPREDCTITELVYVPDSVADGNYLLNLQIASFHNDASPSKPVLYKII
- a CDS encoding DUF4260 domain-containing protein, yielding MKTTIRLEELAQFILGIVLFSQLDYAWWWFPALILTPDIGAVGYLINTKVGAFTYNFFHHKAVAIAVGLCAFYLDNSLLILIGVILFSHAALDRIFGYGLKYPDSFKNTHLGDIGK
- a CDS encoding DUF4230 domain-containing protein codes for the protein MEYLFIGLAVGAILAYFLFARFGGGRKEKVTTQSVILMEKIRSVCKFITIEGDFSEIFYYENVKEKWLSLILGKKKALVLIEAKAHIGFDLTKVKMNADTKNRTIILTNFPQPELLTIETDFKYYDKKEGWANPFTASDLTDINQEAKKHIVDKIPESGLLQEASKQALETIKLMETLVETINWKLDYSALYAADEKPKLEK
- a CDS encoding MmcQ/YjbR family DNA-binding protein codes for the protein MNIEQFREYCIAKKGVTESFPFDDKALVFKVMDKMFALAGLDSNPATANLKCDPERAIELREEYDGSIIAGYHMSKKHWNTIEIENVSPKLLTELIDHSYDLVVKGLTKKLQTELAAL